The DNA segment TTTTAAGTGTCACGtagacagcaatagcaatagcacttagacttatatgccacttcacagtgcttttacagccctctctaagcagtttacagaatcagcatattgcccccaacaatctaggtcctcattttacccatctcggaaggatggaaggctgaatcaaccttgagcctggttagATTCGAACTGCTCAACtggaggcagctggcagtcagcagaagtagcctgcagtacttcattctaaccactgcgccaccactaaTTAAGACTCTGCAGAGTAGGCATACCTGCCTATTAGTGAGAACTATATAAAAAGTGAATTGGTTAGGCAATGGAGGAAGTTGCTGGACACTGTGGATGTCATATTTCTGCTGTGTACTGTAGACTGGAGGCGCTATATAAATCCAGACATggttagaggaggagctgagcacCCAGCGGGAGCATGCAGGATGAGTAAGAGATATCTGTGGCACGGAATAGCAGGTAGAAGAAACAACTGGTTTGGAAAGAGCAGCCCAGACGTCAGAAAGGACAGCTTGACAAAGGTGAAGGACTTCTCAAAAGTTGGAGAAAGAGTGATCTTTTTTTACCTCTTGGTCCTTCTTCCTCACTAGGCTGAAAGCACATCCAAGAAGTGGAAGTTCTGAAACTCTCTAATGGAGTTCTGTGAATCAGGGAAGTTCTGATCAAAGTTCTGATGAGGAAAACCTGCTTGAATCAAGGAAGGAGGGATTGACGTGGTTAAGAAACCATAAAATGCTTCAATGAGAAATATCTGTGTGTAGAtagcaagtgggggggggggtttaagcTAAAGCCATGCTAtctaagagaaataaaaatatttacttcAAAAGCATTGTCTTTACTTAAGAAACGTCGTAATTTGGAGAAGAaccatgtgtgtttgtgtgtgggtgcATGCATACCGCACCTGGAAAGTTCCCATCCCTTTCTTAACTTTGACATGACTATTAATCATTGCTAGATTGTTCTCCGTGACGTTGTCTGATTGTCCTTTGAAACCTTCACTCTGTTTGATGACAGCATTTGCATGCATATGTTGTGTGAAGGTACGCTTACTTTATCTGTCAGAAATGTGTCAGTCAGTTTCACTGGATGATGTCAGGTTCTAACATTTTGAGTGGGATAACTCTTGATTCATACTCTGAATATTTATCAACATTTTTCTGCACAATCATTTTCAAAGTATGAACAAAATTAATAGTTTCTTCACAGCTACCCATCCCTGCATATTCTCACTGTTGGTCTCCATGCAACTCTAGGATTTTGGTTTTACTTTAGATGTTTAATAATCTatacttatttctttattttcctaACTCCTTaccatctttaaaataaaaatacgaGGTGGGTCTGACTGTTTGTTGATGTCTGACAACTAAAAGAACAGTTGATAAAAACACAAGCACATCTAAGTATATAAAGACATCAAGAGTTGTTCAAGTGAGCCTTATTTAATCTCacactgtttattatttttaacatgtaCAGTAGTTGGCTTCTTGGTTGTTGCTTAAAACAGACATTTGAAAATGCAGAGACCTAAATTAATCATAGTTAGATGCAATGCAACTTGCagttttctatatttatattgctttattaTTTCTACCCAAAGTGGGTGATATGGTATTTGGggaagttaatttaaaaaaaaaggatgaaacaaTTAAAATCCTGTAAAGAATTCTTAATCCAACTCATAAAGCTTTGGATGAAGAAGaaattttgatttttaatggtgGAAAGTGTATGAACTAAGTGTGACTCCTAATGGAAGATagtctatttcaggggtctccaaccttggccactttaagacttgtggacgtcaactcccagaattctgggagttgaagtccacaagtcttaaagtggccaaggttggagacccctggtctatttgAGGTTCACACAGCTGTTTCTCTCTCTTGAATAAGTTCACATTAAGACAAGCAGGTTGTTTGAAACCAAATtttaaactaattaaaatttcAGAGTTAAGACCAAAAAGGATGACTGAGTTATGCCCAGAAACCAGTTGGCAACCAGTAATTTTATTTCGCTGCCTTCCCAACAAATACTTGGGTACTTTAGTATTATTTCCTGGTTTGGTACTTGTCATAGTAGGCCAAGAATTTTATGTTATCTACTTAAATTTACTCAgagacaaaactcactgaatTCAAAGGGTTTATAGacaagtccttgacttgtgactgtAATGGAGCTTGCCTATCATGGTTGTAATTCACGACAGTTATGAAGTAGATCAATCatgtgactgacctgattttacaatcttttttgtgatggttcttaagtgaactcCACAGTCGCAAAGTGGCATTAAGTGAATGCTgggattattaagtgaatccatggtTTGCTATGAGTCagttttgctaaaaattggaattaaatgctggtttatgacaaaaagtcgtaaaatgcaatcacatggccatgggataTTGGAAACAACCATAAATGtgcctggttgccaagcacccaaagtgcagtcacatgaccatggggagtggtctgaccatcagaacttcaaaaccaAGTTGTAAGTACCCTCTAGGTGGGTCCATGGGAATTTTGAATAGTTGCAAAGCAatcgtttgtaagtcaaggactacctgtatttttatatTAACTTTAGCTATTGTAACAGATCATTTAGCTATGATGCATTAATTGTTATGTATCATTACCCCTGAATCCCCAAATCTGAAATAAAACATGGCCCTACACAAAAGAATCCATAATTGCATAAAGTATTGATTACTATTTGAGTTTTCCTAACAACAGATAACTAACAAATTGTTGAGAATATTTCATCTGATCCTCAATCGATTACTGCTTTTGAATTCTTTTCAGAAACAAACGGAATCTCATTCAGGATCCAGACCAGCGTGAAAGGACCTTCGGGCACAGACATATTGTTAAAGTTGTTGTTTCATCTACCAGTCAGCTACCCATCAAGCTTGCCAAACATTTCTCTTAATTCTGAACAACTTACAAGGACACAGTGTCTGGCTGTGAGAGCAAGATTGCTCGAAGAAGCAGCAAGTCATCTGTCTCAGCCCATGGTACATGAGTTGGTCCTCTGGATAGAGCAGAATTTTCAATCTGTTATTGAAGAAGCTGAAATTCCAGCCTGTGGTGGGCAAAgtactctgtcagtgaaaacaccTGAGGATGATGAGGTCTGGAATGTCCTTTTGCATTTAGACCATATGAGAGCCAAAGGAAAATATATCAAAATGGTTGAAAAATGGTGTAAAGAACTTGACTTGGCGGGAAGACTGATGTTTATGGGCAAGATGATTCTCATACTACTTCAAGGAGACAAGCGGAACATTAAGGTGCAGGGGTTGCTCTTTGTAGCTGGTTATGTGGCTGGCAGACCATTGAACGAGAATGAATATTTGAGAATTTTGCTCGGTAGCATTAACCATCGGAGATACCCTGGTTGGTTGCTCCCTCAACACAAAATTTCCACACAAATCTCAACCTTCCTCTGGTTGTTTTCTCCCTCTGTCCCGTGGGTTCCCCTTCCATAAAAGTTACATCCACAGCAATGATTAATGTTGGGTTTGCAAGGCTAGCCACAGTTTGCACCAAGAAAGGGTCAGCCATCACCAACTTCACCACCGTCCCTTCCGCTCCGGTGAAGAACTCCAATATGCTCAGTCACAGCAGATTAGACAGAATTTTCTCCTCTTGCTTATATTAGCCTCGCATGAGGGTGAGCAGATAACACGATAAGAGAAAGTTGGGTTTAGCTTTGCGACTGTTCACTCTATGGGGAGTCTAgattagtgtttctcaaacttggcaacttgaagatgtgtggacttcaacgcccagaattccccagccaacatgagcgttgaagtcttcaagttgctaaaGTCAAGAAACGGATTTAGATGGTCTAGATATGTGAAAGACCACACATCTTccagctgccaagattgagaaacattgggtCAAGACAATGGCTATTTGAGATACAGTGGTAAATGGGCTTTTTTTCTAGTTAATACGGCAGCCTCGCCACCCAAGTGCCCTTCACACTTTCTAGCAGTAAACTAAATACTAATGCATTAATTAATCATGAAAAAATTGCTGCCCTTTTATGACACCCCATTTGTGCTACCATAGGCAGCTACTTCACTCGAACTAATGGATGCTATTCCTGTAACCAAGAATGGATGATTATACATAGGCCAACACGTATCTTCCATTGTGATATATGGAATTATGGATGAATCATGACAAATTTAGTATTCTGTCATGCCTTCATGGCCAATGAAATGTAACTGGTAGAAATTTGTGTTCAGAAATGGATTATATTATTTAGATCTGGATAATAATTACAGTCCTATGAGTCAGTTGGAATTTTATATGGAAATATATATGCGAACTGACAGATGGGAAAATTGAACAACTCCTAAATGTGAATTATTCCTAAATGTCAAAGTGGAACTTTCTGTTTTTTAGTTTAATGCCATTTTGTGAGCAATTTGCATTCACAAAAGCCTTCAGTTACCACAGTTTTGGTTTCACTATTTTGTTCTCCAGTCAACTCTGTAGTATACTCAGTCCTCATGGCAAATCTTAATGAGAATGGATGccattgttctttttttatgcTTTCTTAGCAGGGGTATAAATTTGCACCGCTCAAGTCTTATTAATCTGATCACTAGATaatacatgaatagaatagaatgtcagagttggaagggaccttggaggtcttctagcccaaccccctgctcaagtaggaggccTTATATGATTTCAGagaagtgatggagcatccactggttgattgttctcgctgtcaggaaatgtcaTAAGGATGCAATCCTGTTTTACTTAAAATGAAGTATGGCTATTTTAAACCTCCTGGATCTGCCTCCTAAGTAAACATGAAGAAGTCAGTATTGGTTACGTAGTCTTTATCTGTAATTTATCTGTAATTAGCAGATTTTCAGAGAATTCCAGATTGTAGGCTCGAAagtcaaatataaaaaaaaaaacaagccagtGGTAAACCTGTTTCAGATTATTTTAtttccaagaaaattgcatggaagTATCTATAAAATCACCAAGAGCTGAACTTGGCTTGAAAGAGAGCAGATTTATTTTTAGTTGCCACAATTTAATGCATGGATGTATCGATTAAGTCACCAAGAGCTGAACTTGACTTCAgataaacttccttccttccttccttccttccttccttccttccttccttccttccttccttccttccttccttccttccttccttccctccctccgtccctttccccatatatatgtactgtattttttggagtataagacgcaccttagtttttggggaggaaaataagaaaaaagctgattggcagatggatcttCCTCCAGgagtacccccaatcagctgtttccagaggtgaatcttagcaacaggttctttggttgtgagctctgtgccttccttttttttttttttttttgcttttttttctgcctctgaaagttcctttcagaaatttttttttgtttctgcctctgaaagcctccaaaacagcttcagaaaaaaagcctctgaagctcttttcgggggcttcttttctgaagctgcttttctgaagcttcgtttctgatgcttttttcagcctctgaaacctccgtttgagaagctgggcggggctacatttggagtataagacgcacccagattttcaccctcttttttgggaaaaaaagatgcatcttatactccgaaaaataccgtATCTTATTTCTATCCTGCGATCACAAAGGTTCTCTGCAAATTACACAGACTAAATAATATAGTTAAAACGTAGGGTACAAAACAAACAATActaaaacaaatgttttaaaataccCTTAGTGACATGTGTAGTCTCAGTTTACTGTGGtaacacaagtagtccttgatttatgattgtGATTTTACGACCTTATTTTATGTCCTTTTTGTGTcaattgttaagtcaatcaccatagctgttaagtgaatccacacTCATTAAGCAAATTCCCTGGTTGTTAAGCTATGGGGCGTTTTTACCAAAAAATGGAAGTAAACCCtggctttcaaaaaaaatatatgactgtAAATGACTATTAAATGCAGGCCGGTTGTTGAGCAGACAAAATGCAGTTGTGGGACTGTGGGGCAGGGCCCAGTTGTTGAAAGTTCGGTACTGGATGGTAAATGCCTTTTGGGGAGGGTCCAGTGGAACTTCAAATGAACATTAAGCACtgactgtaaatcgaggactacataTAAACATGcttgatttttaatttctatacatttatagtggtgaaaatttattttatttgtagaggtttttttttgttattatttgtgACCTGTTTTTGTTCTCAGGCTATAAAAGCAACGCTCACTAAATGGACCCCCATTCTAAAAACTTTGGCAAGTTTGaatttgtatgtgtgtgagatCTAAATTTGGAAGGACTTTGTTGTTTGATAATAAATTAAAGTCATTCTGGGCTCTTCATTATTTCAGAATTGAATACAGTAGCTCTGAGCTGAAGGACTTGCTATAAGAGCTTTGTTGCCTTTTTTGTTAGTCTTGTTTGTGAAAAAGATGAAATCACGTGGCCAAACCATGCAACATGGTTTGCGCCGAGTATTAAATGAAAGGGCCTTGCGTTGTTAGAGCAGATGAATGGGAAGAGCTTTTATGTCATAGCAAAATAAACCCCACATCTTTTCTCTAGGCCCTAGAGCTAATCTTTAACAAAACACAAGGAAAAACCGAGTGTGTTAATATTCAAGTAGATTTAATTCAtataagaagaaaacaaacacttgaagcagaaaaaaattaaGCTGACATCACTACTACACCCACTTGGGTGTACTAGGGGAAAATGTgcattggggaaaaaatctttgtgtgtgtgtgtgtttacacaaGTTGCCTATCCTTGCTCTGGGAGTATAAGTATATGAAATACATCTGTGGCTTTGTGAAGAGACATTTTAAATATTCACTGCAGCAGACTGTGGGGAGTGTAACTCAGAAATTAGTTATATAAAACTGTTTATTTTTCACGTGAGTTAACGTATGAACTAGGATAAATTGGAAGAGAACTGCATCAGGTGTAATTCTGCTGATAAAGATGCTCAGGGAAGCTGTTTTGGAAATCTTGGTGCAGTTGTTCATAAGCTTGTACAACTCAAGTGTGTGCCTTTCACACATCACATGAAAATGTAAGTGCAATGTTGCCATACTTTGCACTGGTAGGGTTATTTACTGGCAAGAGTGATCCTGCCTTTAATAAAATGCGAAGAGTTGGCTTACAGGTTTCAGCCTGTAAGAAatcctgtgaaaatatttacagatccctcacatcctggacataaactgtttcaactcctaccctcaaaacgacgctatagagcattgcacaccagaacaactagacacaagaacagttttttctccgaacgccatcactctgctaaacaaataattccctcaacactgtcaaactatttactaaatctgctctactattaatcataaataaataaataaataaaataaataaaataaataatcttctcatcgttcccatcactcatctccttccacttatgactgtatgactgtaactttgttgcttgtaaccttacgatttatattgataatttcctgattgcttatttgtacccaagactatcattaagtgttgtaccttatgattcttgataaaggtatcttttcttttatgtacattgagagcatacgcaccaagacaaattccttgtgtgtccaatcacacttggccaataaaaaattctattctattctattctattctattctattctattctattctattctattctattctattctattctattctattctattctattctttctgttttttcctgtcAGTAATATTTGTCCTTGGGCTATTGTGGATGATGTTATATTAATGTTGttgaattcttcttcttctttttctgatttaggaATACCTTATCCTCCAAAAAACTAGCAAAGTGGATGTGGATTCGAGCGGAAAGAAGTGTAAAGAAAAAATGATGAGCGTACTCTTTGAAACAAAAGTACAGGCTGAACACAGAAGGTATGATTTAGTTGTGTTCAGCTAGAAAACCAGCTTTGAATTGATAATTATATTCTGACAAAGAAGTTGGCATATTCACAAAGTTTCTTTGGTACAATATAGGTTTCAGGCATTTGAAGTCAAAGAATATTCAACGTTGGATGAGCTACAACATGAATTTGAGGCCGCAGgacttgccaaactgttcagtgaGTTTGTGTCAGCTCAGTTGAAGTAATTTTGAAGCAAGCCCACAGGACTGTGACTTAAACTGTCACTGAATGTATCAAATGGAAGAGGAAGATAACACGGAAGGTTTGGTGATGAACAGGTCCTAAAGGTTTTCTGAAGCAAACTGTCACAAAAAAAAGCCATCTCCTTACAGAAAGCGCAAGGCACTTTTCACAGTAGAACAGATGTTACTTTGCTGTGTGCCCTGACAGCATTTTGCTAGTAACTGTTGAAAGTTTCAGCAGTTGATGTTTAAGAACTGTAGGTCAGGTGTGAAGGGATTGCTATTGTCCTTGGGATTtgaaaacctaattttgcatatttttatatatattttttctggctATTAAAGTTTTTTTTGCATCATATTTTCAAAAAGTAATGCTTATATGGTTTAGAGTTTGCATTATAATTTATTAATTGAAAAATATAAGGGATGAGACATAATTTTAAactttgctctttttttaaaattttaggaaaGTGAAATAAAATAACTGTAGCATTATTTCCCAGAGGTCAGTTTTGCCCTTTCATAAAAGTAGAGTTTCACCTTCTACTTATAAATTGGATTTAAAATTCACCTTACTTCAGAAGTTAATTTtcagtatcgtgctctggaaatagcatctagtgtggctaaaaaggccaatttgagagtagcaatcccttccacactgagggcagatacattatgttccctgcccagcccccagtttTCGCTGGtttcgggactgcctctttgcctcagcctgccaaacaagtgtctcttcgaattggagaaggttatgctgcgtctttagcctccaagctaacGGATGGGAGgtgaaggtttcccagttgttaatgtccattcccagggcctttaggtccctcttgcagatatccttatatcgcagctgtggtctccctctgaggtgctttcacagcactaattctccatacaagagatctttcggaatccgaccatcagccattctcacgacatataaaatatataaaatataagataaTAAAATTCataaagttctttttaaaatgtgaatgtgGTAGACTCACACAACCACTTCTGTTTTTTTCTATATGACCATTGGTTCAGTATAATGTCTGCTTACTGGCTTATGAATATCCTGCAGGTTTCTTAAGCTGAATAAAAGCCCCATTGCCTTTCaccaaaattatttctttttagctGTTTGTTGAGTTTTGTATATATAATCATTGTAGAGATGTCTGAAAAAGATGTCATACCTTTGATTAGGAATCTATTTTTTTTCAGTTCCTATTAATGAGGACGGTAGTAACTTTCTCAGTACTGTGGAAATTGGGAAGAATACCATTCTCCTAAAGATAGGGATGAGTAATTTGTATTTCTCCAGATGTTACTGAATAACAACTTCCAGCTTACTGAGTAAGGCTACTGGGATTTGTTCTTCAGCAAGATTTGAAAAAAAACTGCATCCTTGTTTTATATTTTCATCTTGTTGACAACGGAAATTAAGAATTGATCCCTTTAATGTAGAGTTTTCTACTTTAATGTATAATATTTAACAAAAGTAGATACCAAATGCCACCGTTCAGGAGTTGAGCTTTATTCTGTGTTCCATATTTAGGCCTGGtatgcttgcttttttttgcacTAATATTATTACTCTTATTTACCAAACTTGGATAGAAT comes from the Ahaetulla prasina isolate Xishuangbanna chromosome 3, ASM2864084v1, whole genome shotgun sequence genome and includes:
- the RWDD3 gene encoding RWD domain-containing protein 3 isoform X2, with the protein product MRETNGISFRIQTSVKGPSGTDILLKLLFHLPVSYPSSLPNISLNSEQLTRTQCLAVRARLLEEAASHLSQPMVHELVLWIEQNFQSVIEEAEIPACGGQSTLSVKTPEDDEVWNVLLHLDHMRAKGKYIKMVEKWCKELDLAGRLMFMGKMILILLQGDKRNIKEYLILQKTSKVDVDSSGKKCKEKMMSVLFETKVQAEHRRFQAFEVKEYSTLDELQHEFEAAGLAKLFNIPSFADSLSSGKQPLPLVTTD
- the RWDD3 gene encoding RWD domain-containing protein 3 isoform X1, whose translation is MSALALEELSAIAAIYCGREECEVLEVSETNGISFRIQTSVKGPSGTDILLKLLFHLPVSYPSSLPNISLNSEQLTRTQCLAVRARLLEEAASHLSQPMVHELVLWIEQNFQSVIEEAEIPACGGQSTLSVKTPEDDEVWNVLLHLDHMRAKGKYIKMVEKWCKELDLAGRLMFMGKMILILLQGDKRNIKEYLILQKTSKVDVDSSGKKCKEKMMSVLFETKVQAEHRRFQAFEVKEYSTLDELQHEFEAAGLAKLFSEFVSAQLK